In a single window of the Solea senegalensis isolate Sse05_10M linkage group LG1, IFAPA_SoseM_1, whole genome shotgun sequence genome:
- the lrrc53 gene encoding uncharacterized protein lrrc53 yields MPRSYVRDLAITAVICFTGGVGLTLLAVLIYYRVSQRKKQRERERLKEDDERNTTVISNHVSHLHPPGNQQFEGKAMVMDTRVENHGGHVRPRMEDDGSHFRCLDCAIKQQRGEWPSQMRGNNGINRAMEVEEETERRKMRILTEEEKRKPRKGILSIGIPDKFLSLGNSNSVSHPGRETFNERPEILSSYKTDRDTDSFRTDRKNNGHETSLHCESCHRTYRPPGRNHTYTSFPPQHRMTDRDRSIYHKQLDVMMMNRDFRRESRNVTFDLEGLRNLEQGDIQGEDKREEKLRSPRHKEKGRKKKQLKVKLNLSPLRKNKVHPKRKNEQGHSSKKGKENRRDGKEREEKEEKPKSSKKTKESNKKTTKSTDSPDKERRKKEDKDGKSTSLSEQETTLKSEQGGREETTPAQEENTDPGNSRSGDSANNADQQTLSTATGQGHNVQTGSIQYHEAGMVLRNQATNLSLLGSTASRLTGSSLSIQGGNMLLNTMASGSKSLAPAIAISGPNLASSGGLGGFGRQTGVGIVSPATSLLANVVHANSLQASGMQPPLLHNSQVGGLSTNLAANPGIIQTLSQSQLTPDSSPVVTRQTNGPGSGLQKAEGPHQPSAESQAPQTKNGLPMQAQAPQNTEGLSGVTDQVLALVTPVESLSGNNSQTGTGKVPDSSSLNGGNVGPAVGLSGDNKEATDMSLSGVSVPSVSTQNGPSTGGADGTTALLQQEYVSEEGTSSPRRKLRLVLPEKTSSRAPTALEKKIR; encoded by the exons ATGCCGCGGTCATACGTTCGAGATCTGGCCATCACTGCAGTCATCTGCTTCACCG GTGGCGTTGGCTTAACTCTGCTGGCAGTCCTGATATACTACCGGGTGTCCCAAaggaagaaacaaagagaaagagaacgaCTGAAAGAGGACGACGAAAGAAACACCACAGTGATCAGCAACCACGTCAGCCACCTCCATCCTCCTGGCAATCAACAATTTGAAGGTAAAGCCATGGTGATGGACACAAGGGTGGAAAACCATGGTGGTCATGTTAGGCCCAGAATGGAGGAcgatggcagccattttaggtGTTTGGATTGTGCCATCAAACAACAGAGGGGGGAGTGGCCTAGTCAAATGAGAGGGAACAATGGGATAAACAGAGCGATGGAGGTAGAGGAGGAAactgagaggaggaaaatgaggaTTCTGacggaggaagagaagaggaaaccaAGGAAAGGAATCCTGAGCATCGGCATTCCTGACAAGTTTCTTTCTCTTGGCAACTCCAACTCTGTCTCTCATCCAGGGAGAGAAACCTTCAACGAGAGACCAGAGATCTTATCATCTtataaaacagacagagacactgacagcTTCAGGACTGACCGTAAGAATAATGGACATGAGACGTCTTTACACTGTGAGAGCTGCCACAGGACATACAGACCACCAGGAAGGAATCACACCTACACAAGCTTCCCTCCACAACACAGAATGACTGACAGGGATAGAAGCATTTACCACAAACAACTTgacgtgatgatgatgaacagaGACTTTAGAAGAGAATCAAGAAATGTAACATTTGATCTGGAAGGTCTGAGAAACCTAGAACAAGGAGACATTCAAGGtgaggacaagagggaggagaAGTTGAGGAGCCCCAGACACAaggagaaaggaaggaagaagaagcaaTTGAAGGTGAAACTAAACTTGAGCCCTCTACGAAAAAACAAAGTCCACCCAAAAAGGAAAAACGAGCAGGGACACAGCTCTAAGAAAGGTAAGGAGAATAGACGGgatggaaaagaaagagaagaaaaggaagagaaaccAAAGTCTAgtaagaaaacaaaggaaagcAACAAGAAAACTACGAAATCCACAGACTCTCCtgacaaagagaggaggaaaaaagaggataAAGACGGAAAAAGCACAAGCCTCTCTGAGCAGgaaacaactttaaaaagtgagCAAGGTGGTCGAGAAGAAACAACACCTGCCCAGGAAGAGAACACGGACCCAGGTAACTCTCGATCCGGTGATTCTGCCAATAATGCTGACCAGCAGACTCTTTCTACTGCCACTGGACAAGGACACAATGTGCAGACTGGGAGTATTCAATATCACGAAGCTGGAATGGTTCTGAGGAACCAGGCCACCAACCTTTCTCTGCTGGGTTCAACCGCCTCACGACTGACTGGCAGCAGCCTCTCAATCCAAGGGGGTAACATGCTACTCAACACCATGGCCTCAGGATCCAAATCACTTGCACCTGCCATAGCAATCAGTGGACCGAACCTGGCCTCCAGTGGTGGCCTGGGTGGCTTTGGTAGACAAACTGGTGTTGGCATCGTGTCTCCTGCTACTTCTCTTCTGGCTAATGTTGTGCATGCTAACTCACTACAAGCAAGTGGCATGCAACCACCTCTGCTTCATAACTCTCAGGTTGGAGGGCTTTCCACTAACTTAGCTGCAAACCCAGGTATTATCCAGACCCTATCGCAAAGCCAGCTGACTCCAGACAGTTCTCCTGTTGTAACTAGACAAACGAATGGTCCAGGATCAGGCCTTCAGAAAGCGGAGGGTCCACATCAACCATCTGCAGAATCCCAAGCACCCCAGACCAAGAACGGCCTCCCTATGCAGGCCCAGGCACCTCAAAATACAGAGGGTTTGTCTGGGGTGACCGATCAGGTACTGGCTTTGGTGACTCCAGTGGAAAGTCTGTCAGGCAACAATAGCCAGACGGGGACTGGGAAGGTACCAGATAGTTCTTCACTAAATGGAGGCAATGTGGGACCAGCAGTGGGATTGTCTGGAGACAACAAGGAGGCAACAGATATGTCATTATCAGGTGTTTCCGTACCTAGCGTATCTACACAGAATGGACCTTCTACAGGTGGTGCTGACGGAACTACTGCCCTCCTGCAGCAGGAGTATGTGTCAGAGGAGGGAACCTCCTCCCCAAGGAGAAAACTGAGGCTGGTGCTTCCTGAGAAAACATCCAGTCGAGCACCGACGGCACTGGAGAAGAAAATACGTTAG
- the cryz gene encoding quinone oxidoreductase, producing the protein MSVSSRLMMRAIRVSEFGAPSVLRPCSDVPVPQPGPGQVLIRVHACGVNPVETYIRAGTYGRTPALPYTPGTDVAGVVETVGQGVAAVKTGDRVFTTATESGGYAEFTVAADNCVHKLPDALDYAQGAAIGIPYFTAYRALIHKAHSKAGETVLIHGASGGVGVAACQLSRALGLRVLGTAGTPEGMKLVLDNGAHMAFNHREEGYTDKIMEATEGKGVDVIVEMLSNVNLSKDLQMLAFGGRVMVVGCRGSIEINPRDTMSKESSIVGVVLFFATPEEKKECAAFLYAGMEAGWLRPVVGPRYPLDEAAQAHHDIIESRGAAGKIVLSM; encoded by the exons ATGTCAGTCAGCAGCAGGTTAATGATGAGAGCCATCCGTGTGAGTGAGTTTGGAGCTCCGTCAGTCCTCAGACCGTGTTCCGATGTCCCTGTCCCGCAGCCTGGACCAGGACAG GTGTTGATCCGCGTCCACGCCTGCGGTGTGAACCCTGTGGAAACTTACATCCGCGCTGGGACTTACGGTCGCACTCCTGCGCTGCCGTACACACCGGGCACAGATGTCGCCGGAGTGGTGGAGACTGTTGGACAAGGAGTGGCTGCAGTCAAG ACAGGAGACCGTGTCTTCACCACAGCCACAGAGTCTGGTGGTTATGCAGAGTTCACCGTAGCAGCAGACAACTGTGTTCACAAACTGCCTGATGCTTTAGATTATGCACAAGGAGCAGCCATCGGGATCCCGTACTTTACTGCCTACAGAGCTCTGATTCACAA AGCCCATTCCAAGGCTGGAGAAACTGTCCTCATACATGGAGCCAGTGGAGGG gtgggcGTGGCAGCGTGCCAGTTGTCCCGGGCTCTTGGTCTGCGGGTGTTGGGGACAGCAGGGACACCTGAGGGAATGAAGCTGGTCCTGGACAACGGCGCTCACATGGCCTTTAATCACAGAGAAGAAGGATACACGGATAAAATCatg gaggCCACAGAGGGCAAAGGTGTAGACGTGATCGTGGAGATGCTGTCAAACGTCAATCTGAGCAAAGATCTCCAGATGCTGGCCTTTGGTGGACGTGTCATG GTCGTTGGCTGCAGAGGCTCCATTGAGATCAACCCCAGAGACACCATGTCTAAAGAGAGCAGCATCGTGGGAGTGGTTCTTTTCTTTGCTACACCG gaggagaagaaggagtgTGCAGCGTTTCTTTACGCAGGGATGGAGGCCGGGTGGCTGCGTCCAGTCGTCGGCCCCCGGTACCCGCTCGACGAGGCCGCCCAGGCTCACCATGACATCATCGAGTCACGCGGAGCTGCTGGGAAGATCGTCCTGAGCATGTGA